The Methanobrevibacter thaueri region ATAGCATTGGGTAAAGACTGGGAAAAGTTCAAAAAGATTGGTTGGAGAGGAATTCTTATTACTTTAATTGTGATTACTGGAACCTACCTTGGTTCTGCAATAATCGCACATCTAATCTTGCTATTATCAGGATCAATCTAATTGATTCATTCTACTTTTAATATTAAAAAAAATGAATTTTATGAGTTTTGAGGGATTTCGCCGAACCAGTCGGTTTTCTTGCCAACATAATACATTGCGACAAATAGAATTATTTGAAGAAGCAAACTTATTGCAACACTAGACAATTGCGGAGATGAAGTTGAAGTTACAAGCCCTAACATAATGAATAGACCGACACTGAAATTATTCGCTGTATGCAAGGCGCAGCCCACTTCCAAACCATTTGTTTTCCAAGTGAAAAATCCCCACATAAGACCATTAACCAGGATTTCAAAGAATCCCAAACTGTTGTATCCATGGACAAATGCAAATATTATGGCCTGAATAACTATCGCCAAAACAGGTATCTTAAACCATGACCCTAATGTCTGCATAAGAAGTCCGCGAAACATGAATTCCTCTGCAATGGACTGAAGCGGTACAGTAATGAAAATTACAATCAGGAACAGTATTGAAAATTGATACGTGCCTTTTGCTCCATTTACGGTAATTTCTATGAATTGAAAGATAATGTATAGTATTAGTGGAATTATCAATGCCTTAAAATAGAGTTTGAAATTCCATCCTCCCCGTGAAGAGGAATAAGATGAAAATGGTCTATCTTTAACGATTTTTGATGCAACATATAATGCCGGAACAAACATGAAAATAATCAAATCCGTTATGATTATTGGCAATGCGGAGTTTAATCCGGCACCACTAAGTGATCTTATTGCATCCAAGCCAAACACTGAAGCGATGCCTAACATTACAACTCCTTCAATAATGACCATCATTATGGTGACCATTATAAAAACAATGATTGGCTTGTACCATGCATAGTTTTCAAAAGTTCTTGGAAATGTAACATAATCAGGAATTTTATCATTTGACATACTATCAATTACTATTTATTTTTCTCAACCGAACAGATTAAATTTTCTATCCTCAAAAATATTAGAATGACCAACGATGCTAAAAACACCGGTGCAAACCCTAAAAAATCACTGTTAATACATTAAAAATCATATTGTCTGCATACCCTACAAAATACAATATACTTTTAGCTCCACACAGAGGTCCTATTCAACATCAAAACCCTTTTTTATCATGCTGTTTTTAAGAATTTCCATTGCTTTTATCGTATCAGGCCCTGAAACCCTCTTAATCATGCGATTGTTTTCATTAAACCTTCCGATAAAATAATCCTGCTGTTCCTTACTTACCAAGTCCAGTCGAGTATAGTTTGTAAGGCATTCCAGAAGAGCGAATACACCTCGGTTTAAAGCCTTTGCACACGGATGATTTTTGACAATTTCTACAACATCACTGCTTATGATATAAGCTTCCCCATTTGATGTCACATGGTCTTTAATCGGGTCCATCTTTCTAATGTCTGTAACATCACAAATGACATATGCTTCTGCATTTTTCAATATTGCAATGTCATCATCATCCGTAAACTCTTCAATATCCAGGTTTCCGATGGTTGAATTTACAAAATATATAGGATCAAAAGTGATATTTACAACATATCTGCGTGTTTCCATAATGTTTTTCAGGGTTTGGGTGCCGACAAACAATCTGCATCCAAGTTTGTCTTTGCCTTTGCATACAATTCCTATTGGCGCTGCATTTTTTACACCGTCCTTGCTCATGGTAGTGTAAATCCCTTCATATTTCTGTCCTTCTTCAATTCCGATATCTGTCAAATCAATACCCATTTTATCATCCTTATTAATTACATCTTCAATATAATGTCTATTCATTAATCTAATTAAAAATTATTGTCAAACATTATATTCCCTCAATTATTATAAGACTTTTTCAAAAAATACAATATGGCATTCAGCATGAACTTTTATTTATTTTAGACATAATTTATCAGGTTGAAACCAAAAGAACAAAAAGACATTTTCCAAAACAAAAATATATATTAAAAACCTCGAATAAAAATAGTTAAAGATAGTGAATGAACTCTATTAATTTAAAACTAAAGTAGATATATATTCATCTTAAAGAGTGGAATAATGAAAAATAAATTAATTAAAACAATAATTCCATTTATTTCAATGATAACAATAAACTTGGGAAATTTTTTTATTATAAATAATCATCAAATTTATGGAAACGGATTGAATCCCCATATCGGATTATTATTTGTTTCAGGATTATTGTTAGGACCATATGGCTCAATCGGAGCAGTTTTAGGATACACCGTGAGTGATTATATTAAAGGATATCCAATTGAAACTCTTTTATTCAGATTAATTATAGGTTTTGCAGTCTCATATCTGTCATATAAATTATGGTATACAAAATTCAATGATGATGATATTTATCCTCCACGATTAGTAAACAGCGGGAATTTAACTAAATTTTTAGGAATAATATTAATCACCGGATTAATCTATTCCGTTTCTATGGACGGACTATTGAACGTGATAAATCCACCTATAATACATATGATTGATTATATCGATATAAAATATTTCCTTAATTATATTAATTTTTCAGTAATATTAGGAATAATCGGTATTTGGATTGCTAGAAAATTAAATTATTTCCACATTCCGAAAATAAGTTCAAAACCTCCCCATAATCTATTTTATAAGTGCATTCTTATAATAATGATTATTTTAACAATAATCTTTTCTGTAGACGGATATATATTTAAAGGACAAAAAATTTATACAATATCCGCATTCATTTTATTACTTGCTATTGTATACATTTATTTAACAAAGCCCATAACATCCAAATTTGTTGTTCCAGATAAAACCACACATGAAAAAATAATGGACGTCTTTCTTTTAATTACTTTAATAATTATCATGGGAGATATCGTTTATATCAATTTTACAATAGACATTTTGAAATTTGGCATAGTACAAGACCAAACAGTATGGGAACTGCTGCTGAGTGCTGACATGATTCTATTAATCTTTTTCATACCGTCAGGTATTGTTTTAAATTATATTGAAAAAAAATTAATCAAACCTATACTTTCATTTTCAAAAATAGACGGTTTCATCCATGAAGGAGAAAAAATTAAAACTGAAGGATTGCTTGATGTGTATTCTCCATATATTAGTGAAGAAACCGAAATCGGAAAATTAGCACGCAGTTATACTGATCTCATCAACTATAATAACCATTATATTGAAAATATAAATAAAATTGAAAGTGAACGAGAGAGAATAAAAACAGAACTTGATATTTCCAAGAGAATCCAACAATCAAATCTGCCAACCGAACCCCTAAAAAACGAATATTATCATGCATATGGATTTTCAGAACCTGCAAAAGAAGTTGGTGGAGACTTTTATGATTACTTTGAAATAGATGATGAAAATATAGCTATTGTAATTGGTGATGCCTCAGGAAAAGGTGTGCCTGCAGCATTACTCGCAACAACCACTCAAACAATAATCAGAGACCAATTGCATAATAAAAAAGACCCCTCTAAGGTATTATACTTTGCTAATAATCATTTATGTCGAAATAACAGTGAAACAATGTTTATAACATTATGGTTGGGAATTTACAATAAAAAGACTAATATCCTAAATTTTTCCAATGCCGGACATAATCCTCCAATAATTGAGGAAAACAATAATTTTAAACTATTGGATATTGATAGCGGTATTGCATTAGGCATTTTGGAAGAATATAATTTTATAACTGAGGAAATAGAGCTTCCAAGCAAAATAATTGTATATACTGATGGAATTACAGATGCAATAAATAAAAACGAAACAACGTATGGCGAAGAAAGATTAATTAACTGTTTAAATAATAATTCTAACGAAGATATAATCAATAGCATATTAAATGATGTTAATAATTTTGTCGAAGATAACGAACAATTTGATGACATGACAATATTAATATTAGAAAACAATTATATCCAACAATCTCAATAAATCATTTAAAAATCTTGTTGCCCGTATACTATACAAAATATAATGTACTTTAGATATTAAATTATAATATTTAATATCGGCCCATATAAATCTTATCAATAATATTTTGGTGTCTTTAAAGTGGAAATAATAATGCTTTTTTGAACTATGTGTAGAAAAGGAAGCTATAAAACACATATTAAAGCTAATTGTCATTTAAATTGTCAGTTTATCAAATTAGAAAATTTCGGATGAAATCCAACTAGGCTTCCAATTCGACATCATAGATTGTTTTACATTAACAAGTTAATGGCCAACAATACATAGTAACTTGCCAGGAACAAATAAGAGATAGCAAGCACCATATTTTCAACCACCAAAATATCAATTCTCCAAATTTGATTGGAGTGTTTTTAATTGAATGCTCTTTCCAATTCATTAAAACACCAGTAGATATGATTATTATATTAGTGTTTTAGAATTAGACATTTTCTCTTAAAACTATTTATAATTTCTTATTTTTAAAAATAAAGATTGATTTAAGAATATAAAATTGTTTTTATGATGAAATATTGCTTTAATATAGAAATGAGTAATAAATGAAACTTTTATATACTTTGAGGTTCATAATATTGTATAACATCTTAGGATGTTTGGCCGGCACAGTATCGACCATTAGATATGCATATTGAATGAGGATGTGTCAAAATTTGTTTAACAAATTTATCCTTATTCAATCTTAAAAAAAAATCTATTTTTACCCAATTTATTAAATAAAGAAGACTAAAACTCCAATAGATTAGATGAAATGAATCAACTACTCTCTCTTAACAATCGCATCATTCGGACAATTTTCGTAACATAATCCGCAATGCAAACAATGTTCCTGTGGAATTTCAAACTTATCTTCAACAAAAACTGGAATCTGCTGCGGACAACTTGCCTGACAAGTACCGCAAGCAATACAATCATCAGTTATCTCAAATCCCTTAACTGTTATTTCAGCATCACCGAATTTGAAGGATTGTCTGAAAATCGGCTTTTGTGTCAAATCAAAGAATTCCATCTCATAATCCTCAATGCAAAAAGGCTCAAGAATATATCTTGCATTTCCTGGATAAACGTTATTCATGAATGGATTGTTTTCAAATATCAAATCTATCCAATATTTTTGATCGTCTAATTTATGGGCCTCACCGCTAATTCTGATGGATTTATTGTCCTTCAAGCTTAGATAACTGACTTTGGGATGATTCATGATTTCCGAATAGACATGCTTTCCACGACCGGTTAAAAAATATATCCTATCATCTTCAATATGCATTATATCAATAATTCTTGACTGAGGATTGCCATTATCATCAACAGTGGACAAAACTGCATCAATCACTTCCCTCAACTGTTTAAAACATTCTTCTTTAGTAACCATATAAACTACTCCAATTTAAATATAATCTTTCCCTGAGCCATGTTTGACTCCATCAAAGCATGTGCCTTTCCAATATCTTCCAAATTATAGAATACCCTTGAAATTTCAGGTTTAATGTTATTTTCAACAATGAAATCAAATAGACTGTCCATTATCTCCTGTGTCGGATAATTGCTGAAAAAAGAAGTGAGGTAACAGCCATTTGGAATAATCTTGATTGGATCGAATTCATCCATATACTCAATACCTCCCAAAACACCTGTAACGCAGCATATTCCTCCACTGTTAAGGCATTTAATTGAATCTTCAAGAGTTTTAGGACCAATCAGTTCCAGTACTTTATCACATTTTAATCTTTCAGCCAGACAACCATCATCAGCAAAGCACTCATCAGCACCGTTTGACTTTAATTTGTCAAATCTCTCCTCGCTTCTGGAAGTTGCAAATATTTCGCATCCCATTGGCTTTGCAAGCTGCATTGCGGAAAGTCCCAGAGCAGATGTTGCTCCTCTGATTAATAGAGTGCCCTCCTTTACAAGATTAAGTGACATTAAAGACCCATAGGCAGTGAAATAAGTTTCAGGAATTGCTATTATTTCCTCCAATGTCAATTTGTCAAAAACCTCCTCATCAATTTTAAAGACAATTTTTTCAGGAAGCAAAGCATATTCGGCATATCCCCCATCAAAGCTTCTTCCCATTCCACCCATAAGTGCAGCTATCCTATCACCGTTTTTAAATCGGGTGTTTGATGAGTCAACTACTTCACCAACGCATTCAATACCTGGAATTACAGGCAATTCAATATAATCCTCATCAGCTTCATAATCCCTTAAAATTACTTCAGCCCTATTAATTCCAAAGCCTAGAACCTTAACTAAAACCCAACCATCCTTAACTTTAGGAATTTCAACTTCGCTAACTTCCAGCTCATCCGCATTACAAGTTTTCTCCAAAACAACTGCTTTCATCATAACACCTCTTTCCAGCATTGAGGATCTGGCGAATACATATCATGGGTTGTTCCGTAGCTTACAGCAGGACACCCTCTGCAAAATCTCAGCAATTCGCATCTGCTGCATTTTTCAAATTTCTCAAACTGCCTGTATTCATCCATATTATCACCCATGAAAATATCATATACTGATTCATTTAAGGCATTTCCAACCTTGCTGTCCATTCTGCGACATGCAAAGATATCGCCGGACGGCAAAATTGTCAAATGACTGTTTCCACAATTGCATCCGTCATAGACAACATCATCATTCAAATTTTCCGGAATTTCATACAGTCCTTTTTCATATAAGAATAATGTCCATAGATGATCCTTTAGTGTAAAAAATGTTTTGCTGTCTTTATATTCATTGTATTTTTTCCATACCTTTTCCAAAAGGTTCCTATATTCTTCAGGAGTCATTTGTGTCGCCTTTTCAAGGCTTGTCGGACAATATCTTGCAAAACTGAATAACCCTGCATTATTTTCAACAACAACTTCAATCAAATCAGGAATCTCATCAATGTTTGTCTTGGAAACTGTGGTCATGATGCTGGCCCTGACTCCCGCATCCTGCAGGGTTTTGATTTTATCCAATGTAATGTCAAACGAACCGGGTTTTCTAAAATAGTCATGGGTGTCCCTTAGACCGTCCAAAGACAGTTGATATTGTCTGCAGCTTAAGCTTTTAAGTCTTTTTGCAACCTCATCAGTAATGTGGAAAGGGTTTCCCAGTATTGAATAATGAATCTCCTTTTCGTGCAACATTTCAAGCAATTGCCAAAAGTCGGGATGGAGAATCGGATCACCTCCAGTAATGCTGAAATATGGTGTCCTGTTTGTTTTCCGGCAGAATTTTAAGCAGTTATCCAAAACAATCTCCATATCCTCATACTTCATTGTTATTAATTCCTTGTCGTTTTCCTCTGAAAAGATATAGCAATGCTTGCATCGCTGGTCACAGTCATCAAGGATATGCCATTGAAATGCAAAAAAATCGGCCATAAAAAACAACTCCAAAAAAATAGTATAATAAAAAAATAAAAGATTTAAGATTAAATCAATCTTAAAATCTGTCTGAACCACAAGCTGTGGTGATATCTGATCCGCATGCAGTGTTAATGTCAGAACCACAAGCAGAAGCAGTCACATCACTGCCACAAGCAGTGTTAATGTCAGAACCACAAGCAGAAGCAGTCACATCACTGCCACAAGCAGTGTTAATGTCAGAACCACAAGCGGTAGAAATTACATTTTGTGCGATTTTAGATGAGAAAAATTTCTCATTATCATTCCATGCATTAAATTTCATAATTTATCACCTTAAATTTTAATAAAAGTAAAACTTTTATTTAATTATAGTATATTTCAGCAGATATAAAAAGAATAAAGTTACCTCCAGGTTACTTAAAACTAATTAATATTGATTAATAAATATTATAACAGTTTTAGGAGACATTACATGAATAATGATAAAAAAGCAGGAAAATGCCCCATGGAACTTGCCATGGAATTGATTAGCAGAAAATGGGTTATTCAAATCTTAAGAGATATGTTTTTTAGAAAAAAACGTTTTAATGAATTTAAAGATGGAAAATCTAATTTATCCAATAAAGTTTTAAGCAATTGTCTAAAAGAAATGGAAGAAAACGGACTTATCTCTAGAAACAGCGACGAGAATAACCAAAGTATTGACTACACATTAACGGATAAAGGGAAAAAACTTAATAAGGTAATTTATGAACTCGCAATGTTTACATTAACAACCGATTTGGGCAATGACTTCTATGATGATGAAACTAAAATCGAATTAGAGAACATATTCAAAAATACATTGATAAACAATTATTGATGGAATATACCCTATTAACCAAAATCCATATAAAGTTAATGTTATACCAACACTATACAAAATATAAGCACCCACCTAAAAACAGCCAAAACAGCCATAAAAAATAATTAATTAAAAAACTATTTTTATGAAAATAAGAAAGAATAATTATTGATTAACCTATTTAATAACCTATACCAAGTTATCATGTGCTGAAAGAAATATTAAAGTTTAATAGATATTATAAAGACCATAAATCATTTAAAAATCTTGTTGCCCGTATACTATGCAAAATATTTACTACTTTTCGCTCTTACACAATTAATATGATATAATAATATTTAAACACACTACACCATATACAAAAAATGGAAAATAAATAATATTTCCCAAATTTTAATAGTTTTTACATTAATGAGAAAGTTTTTATTGGCACGAATATTACATTATCAACTTTTTCAATTGTTTTTGTTGTATCAGATATAACAATTCCATGTGGAGCTTTATAACGTCTTATTGCATCCTTAATTTGATCAGTACCTTTATTACCGTGTCCAACTTCTATTGGGATTACTTCATCAAAATCTTTTTTTATTATAAAATCAACCTTTTGCTTTTTCACTTTATATGTATCGTAGAATATACTGAATTCAAAGAACTGTTCACTATTTTTCAAATTAACAAGGTTTGATCCGACTAATGTTTCAAGCAATATTCCTTCATATTCACTCAATTTTATAGATGAAAATCCGAATTTGAGATTTATTGCATGCATTATGCTTGGTGTTGCAAAATAATACTGCCATGATTTTTTTGCTCTTGCATTTGCACCTGCATAAGGTTCTGTGTGAAATATCAAATGAGTCTTTTCAAGTAAGTCCATTATTGTATTAACACTTCCTGCAGAAGTTTTGATTTTATTTGCAAGCGCATTTTGTGAAATGTCACCAGGATATTTTTCCGCCAAAAATTTCATTAATCTTAATGCATTTGTTTGTGTATTTGCAGTCAGGTTATTCATTGTCCCTAAATCTTTTGTCACCACAGTTTCAACTGAGTAGTATAATTTTTTAAATGCATTTCTGTGATTCGTATCATGCATCACTGACGGAAATCCTCCAAATTTAAAATAATTATCCCAATCCATTGAATGATAATTTTTTAGATTTAATAAATCACGATTTACCTGCTTTTCTTTTATGATTGCATTATCAACATTGCCATTAAATAATAAATCTATCAAATCATTGGAAATATCTGTGTGATAATTATATTTTAATTTTAAATGTTGTGAATAATTTAGGGGAGTTATTGGATATCGTATCATCCTTCTTGCGGCTTCAGCATTATATTCAAGATTTATTGCTGATGAACCTGTAAAAATCGCAAATATATTTTTAGATTTATCAGTGATTATTTT contains the following coding sequences:
- a CDS encoding CPBP family intramembrane glutamic endopeptidase, with product MSNDKIPDYVTFPRTFENYAWYKPIIVFIMVTIMMVIIEGVVMLGIASVFGLDAIRSLSGAGLNSALPIIITDLIIFMFVPALYVASKIVKDRPFSSYSSSRGGWNFKLYFKALIIPLILYIIFQFIEITVNGAKGTYQFSILFLIVIFITVPLQSIAEEFMFRGLLMQTLGSWFKIPVLAIVIQAIIFAFVHGYNSLGFFEILVNGLMWGFFTWKTNGLEVGCALHTANNFSVGLFIMLGLVTSTSSPQLSSVAISLLLQIILFVAMYYVGKKTDWFGEIPQNS
- a CDS encoding DUF447 domain-containing protein is translated as MNRHYIEDVINKDDKMGIDLTDIGIEEGQKYEGIYTTMSKDGVKNAAPIGIVCKGKDKLGCRLFVGTQTLKNIMETRRYVVNITFDPIYFVNSTIGNLDIEEFTDDDDIAILKNAEAYVICDVTDIRKMDPIKDHVTSNGEAYIISSDVVEIVKNHPCAKALNRGVFALLECLTNYTRLDLVSKEQQDYFIGRFNENNRMIKRVSGPDTIKAMEILKNSMIKKGFDVE
- a CDS encoding PP2C family protein-serine/threonine phosphatase, with the protein product MKNKLIKTIIPFISMITINLGNFFIINNHQIYGNGLNPHIGLLFVSGLLLGPYGSIGAVLGYTVSDYIKGYPIETLLFRLIIGFAVSYLSYKLWYTKFNDDDIYPPRLVNSGNLTKFLGIILITGLIYSVSMDGLLNVINPPIIHMIDYIDIKYFLNYINFSVILGIIGIWIARKLNYFHIPKISSKPPHNLFYKCILIIMIILTIIFSVDGYIFKGQKIYTISAFILLLAIVYIYLTKPITSKFVVPDKTTHEKIMDVFLLITLIIIMGDIVYINFTIDILKFGIVQDQTVWELLLSADMILLIFFIPSGIVLNYIEKKLIKPILSFSKIDGFIHEGEKIKTEGLLDVYSPYISEETEIGKLARSYTDLINYNNHYIENINKIESERERIKTELDISKRIQQSNLPTEPLKNEYYHAYGFSEPAKEVGGDFYDYFEIDDENIAIVIGDASGKGVPAALLATTTQTIIRDQLHNKKDPSKVLYFANNHLCRNNSETMFITLWLGIYNKKTNILNFSNAGHNPPIIEENNNFKLLDIDSGIALGILEEYNFITEEIELPSKIIVYTDGITDAINKNETTYGEERLINCLNNNSNEDIINSILNDVNNFVEDNEQFDDMTILILENNYIQQSQ
- a CDS encoding pyridoxamine 5'-phosphate oxidase family protein, with translation MVTKEECFKQLREVIDAVLSTVDDNGNPQSRIIDIMHIEDDRIYFLTGRGKHVYSEIMNHPKVSYLSLKDNKSIRISGEAHKLDDQKYWIDLIFENNPFMNNVYPGNARYILEPFCIEDYEMEFFDLTQKPIFRQSFKFGDAEITVKGFEITDDCIACGTCQASCPQQIPVFVEDKFEIPQEHCLHCGLCYENCPNDAIVKRE
- a CDS encoding zinc-binding dehydrogenase; translated protein: MMKAVVLEKTCNADELEVSEVEIPKVKDGWVLVKVLGFGINRAEVILRDYEADEDYIELPVIPGIECVGEVVDSSNTRFKNGDRIAALMGGMGRSFDGGYAEYALLPEKIVFKIDEEVFDKLTLEEIIAIPETYFTAYGSLMSLNLVKEGTLLIRGATSALGLSAMQLAKPMGCEIFATSRSEERFDKLKSNGADECFADDGCLAERLKCDKVLELIGPKTLEDSIKCLNSGGICCVTGVLGGIEYMDEFDPIKIIPNGCYLTSFFSNYPTQEIMDSLFDFIVENNIKPEISRVFYNLEDIGKAHALMESNMAQGKIIFKLE
- the acgM gene encoding radical SAM/SPASM domain protein, ACGX system; translation: MADFFAFQWHILDDCDQRCKHCYIFSEENDKELITMKYEDMEIVLDNCLKFCRKTNRTPYFSITGGDPILHPDFWQLLEMLHEKEIHYSILGNPFHITDEVAKRLKSLSCRQYQLSLDGLRDTHDYFRKPGSFDITLDKIKTLQDAGVRASIMTTVSKTNIDEIPDLIEVVVENNAGLFSFARYCPTSLEKATQMTPEEYRNLLEKVWKKYNEYKDSKTFFTLKDHLWTLFLYEKGLYEIPENLNDDVVYDGCNCGNSHLTILPSGDIFACRRMDSKVGNALNESVYDIFMGDNMDEYRQFEKFEKCSRCELLRFCRGCPAVSYGTTHDMYSPDPQCWKEVL
- a CDS encoding winged helix-turn-helix transcriptional regulator; this translates as MNNDKKAGKCPMELAMELISRKWVIQILRDMFFRKKRFNEFKDGKSNLSNKVLSNCLKEMEENGLISRNSDENNQSIDYTLTDKGKKLNKVIYELAMFTLTTDLGNDFYDDETKIELENIFKNTLINNY
- a CDS encoding ATP-binding protein; its protein translation is MNPDNEDSIHDFLQSQITDTPLSLNNELSNRGVKFNHRDDFEEIRTFIDEFIDGNNVNRYIVLPGLRGVGKTTILFQVYDYLLNQKNIRHEQILYFSCEELNKIEDCDIYDTIKYYLKTFHNSSLQTLDEKLFLLIDESHFDKDWSLSGKIITDKSKNIFAIFTGSSAINLEYNAEAARRMIRYPITPLNYSQHLKLKYNYHTDISNDLIDLLFNGNVDNAIIKEKQVNRDLLNLKNYHSMDWDNYFKFGGFPSVMHDTNHRNAFKKLYYSVETVVTKDLGTMNNLTANTQTNALRLMKFLAEKYPGDISQNALANKIKTSAGSVNTIMDLLEKTHLIFHTEPYAGANARAKKSWQYYFATPSIMHAINLKFGFSSIKLSEYEGILLETLVGSNLVNLKNSEQFFEFSIFYDTYKVKKQKVDFIIKKDFDEVIPIEVGHGNKGTDQIKDAIRRYKAPHGIVISDTTKTIEKVDNVIFVPIKTFSLM